The region CCGGGCAAAACCTGCATGGGCTTGGAATTGCCGAACCCGAGCCGCCAAATGATACGCTTAAGCGAAATTTTCAATTCGCCGGTGTTTACCGGATCCGAATCCAAATTGACTTTGGCTTTGGGGCAAGACATTACCGGTGAGCCGGTAGTCACCGATTTGGCTAAAGCACCGCATTTGCTGGTGGCCGGCACCACCGGTTCGGGTAAGTCGGTGGGCGTGAACGCGATGATTTTGTCGATGCTCTTTAAAGCATCGCCGGAAGACGTACGCATGATTATGATTGACCCGAAAATGCTGGAATTGAGTATTTACGAAGGCATTCCGCATCTGCTTGCGCCTGTGGTGACCGACATGAAGCTGGCTGCCAATGCACTCAATTGGTGCGTCAATGAAATGGAGAAACGCTACCGCCTGATGAGTCATGCCGGTGTACGAAATTTGGCCGGTTTCAACCAAAAAATCGCCGAAGCCGCCGCACGCGGCGAAAAAATCGTCAATCCGTTTACGCTCACGCCGGATAATCCGGAATATTTGGAAAAGCTGCCGTTTATCGTGGTAGTAGTGGATGAGTTTGCCGATTTGATGATGACGGCCGGTAAGAAAATCGAAGAATTGATTGCCCGTTTGGCGCAAAAAGCCCGCGCAGCCGGTATCCATTTGATTTTGGCTACCCAACGTCCGAGTGTGGACGTGATTACCGGCTTGATTAAAGCCAATATCCCGACCCGCATCGCGTTTCAGGTTTCCAGCAAAATCGACAGCCGCACCATTCTCGACCAAATGGGCGCAGAAAACTTGTTGGGGCAAGGCGATATGCTGTATCTGCCGCCCGGAACCAGCTATCCGCAGCGTGTTCACGGAGCATTTGCTTCCGATGGCGAAGTGCACCGCGTGGTGGAATACCTGAAACAATTCGGTGAACCGGATTATATAGAAGAAATTTTGAGCGGCGGCATGACCGAAGATTTACCCGGCACGGGCAACCGCAGCGACAGCGACCAAGACCCGATGTATGATGAAGCCATCGCTTATGTGGTGAAAACGCGCAAAGCCAGTATTTCCGGCGTACAGCGCCAATTGCGCATCGGATACAACCGCGCCGCGCGTTTGGTGGAGCAAATGGAAGCCGACGGTATTGTGTCATCGGCAGAAGCCAACGGCAACCGGACGGTATTAATCCCGGGCAGCAGCCATTTGGATTAAGGTTTAGATTCAATCGGGGCCGTCTGAAAGTATTTGGTTTAAATATAGTGGATTCACTATATTTTCAGACGGCCTTGTTGTATGAGGTAAAACCTTGGCGGAACTTAATGTGAGCCAAGAAAATTATGTTTGTCATTCCCGCAAAGGCGGGCATACAGAATTTCAAATTACTGTGATATTTCAATAATATTCCTGACGCCGATAGGTCTGGATTCCTGCCTGCGCGGGAATGACGGCTTTAAAGGTTTTTGAAAATTTACGGCTTTTATAAAAGCCTCGGGTAATTTTTAAAGCAGCTTTGAAATCAAAATGCCGTCTGAAAAGCTTCAGACGGCATTTTGATAAGAATAGAAACCTTACTGCACACCATTTTGCTTGGCTTCCAAGCGTTCCCACAATTCCAGTTTATTCAACAACAGCATTTCAATTTCTTCCGCACGCGCTTGCAATGCGCCGGCTTTTTCGTAATCTTTGAAAATTTCCGGATCGGAAAGTTGCGTGTTGAGTTCGGCTTGTTCGGCTTCCAGTGTGGCGATTTCATCGGGCAGGGCATCGAGTTCGCGTTGTTCTTTATAGGACAATTTCACCGTTCGGTTGGCTTTGGGCTTTTCTTTCACCGGCTCGGCCGCGGCTTTGGGGGCTGAGGCCGTCTGAAGGGTTTGCTCGCGCTTTTTGGCATCGAGATAGTCTTCATAACCGCCGATGTATTCTTTCAGACGGCCGTTTCCTTCAAAAACAATGCTCTGCGTAATTACATTATCGAGGAACATACGGTCGTGGCTGACCAAAAACACCGTGCCTTGATAGTCCCGCAGCAGCTCTTCCAGCAATTCCTGTGTGTCGATGTCCAAATCGTTGGTCGGTTCGTCCAAAACCAGAATATTGGCGGGTTTGGTAAACAGTTTGGCTAATAGCAGGCGGTTGCGTTCGCCGCCGGAAAGTGAGGAAACGGGGCTTTGCGCACGTGCGGGGTGGAACAGGAAATCTTCCAGATAGCTCATCACATGTTTTTTCTTACCGCCGACTTCGACAAAATCATTGCCTTGGCCGAGAGTGTAAAACACAGTGTCGTTTTTGCTGAGTGCGCTACGGAATTGGTCGAAATAGGCGACCTCCTGCTTGCTGCCAATGCGGATTCTGCCGTAGGTCGGCTGCAATTCGCCCAGAATCAGCTTGAGGAAGGTGGTTTTGCCGATGCCGTTAGGACCGATTAAGCCGATTTTGTCGCCACGCTGCAAGATGGCTGAGAATTTGTCCATGATGACTTTGTCGCCGTAGGCAAACGAGGCGTGTTCCAGTTCGGCGATGATTTTGCCGCTTTTTTCGCCGCT is a window of Neisseria yangbaofengii DNA encoding:
- a CDS encoding ATP-binding cassette domain-containing protein; the protein is MNILQVENASFAVGHVALLDKAAFQLDSGEKIGLIGRNGAGKSSFLKILAGVQKLDDGQIILQNNLKIVYVPQESFFDNAATVFDTVAEGLGEMRGLLSRYHQVSHQLENGSDEGLLKKLNELQLQIEAQDGWKLDAAVKQTISELGLPEDEKIGNLSGGQKKRVALAQAWVQKPDVLLLDEPTNHLDIDAIVWLENLLKAFEGSLVVITHDRRFLDNTATRIVELDRGTLRSYPGSFSKYREKKDQELAVEAEHNRLFDKFHAQEEAWIRKGIEARRTRNEGRVRRLEELRRRRAERRSVQGQVNFKLASGEKSGKIIAELEHASFAYGDKVIMDKFSAILQRGDKIGLIGPNGIGKTTFLKLILGELQPTYGRIRIGSKQEVAYFDQFRSALSKNDTVFYTLGQGNDFVEVGGKKKHVMSYLEDFLFHPARAQSPVSSLSGGERNRLLLAKLFTKPANILVLDEPTNDLDIDTQELLEELLRDYQGTVFLVSHDRMFLDNVITQSIVFEGNGRLKEYIGGYEDYLDAKKREQTLQTASAPKAAAEPVKEKPKANRTVKLSYKEQRELDALPDEIATLEAEQAELNTQLSDPEIFKDYEKAGALQARAEEIEMLLLNKLELWERLEAKQNGVQ